One region of Candidatus Saccharibacteria bacterium genomic DNA includes:
- a CDS encoding cysteine desulfurase yields the protein MKYVYLDHAAATPVDEGVLAAMQPYFSDVFYNPSATYLPARQAREAFEAARGRVAQCLGARPTEVIFTSGGTEGNNLAIAGVMAKFPNCSVTVSALEHESVLATARQFNCYVALSTKQGRVDMDSLRQKIADDTVLVSVMYANNEVGTIQPLRQISMLINDIKTERKRQGNALPLYFHTDACQAASYLDLHVEKLGVDFMTLNGGKMYGPKQTGALYAARHVKLSPLIRGGGQEQGLRSGTENVAGAIGFAVALSKAQTMRHVEAKRLNQVKNEAIRLLSQKIPSAIVNGSLSNRLPNNIHITLPGYDNERVLLELELQGVLAAAGSACSASSEQPSHVLGAMGMSDEAARSSLRITMGRSTTKADIDKCVHALTEITKSK from the coding sequence ATGAAATACGTATATTTGGATCATGCGGCGGCGACGCCGGTTGATGAGGGAGTTTTGGCTGCGATGCAGCCGTATTTTTCTGATGTTTTTTACAACCCCTCGGCCACTTATTTGCCCGCGCGGCAGGCAAGGGAAGCGTTTGAAGCAGCTCGGGGGAGGGTTGCGCAGTGTCTAGGAGCTAGGCCGACCGAAGTTATTTTTACAAGTGGGGGAACTGAAGGAAATAATTTGGCGATTGCAGGAGTTATGGCCAAATTTCCGAATTGCTCCGTTACGGTAAGTGCACTCGAGCATGAATCTGTTTTAGCAACCGCCAGACAGTTCAATTGCTACGTTGCGCTTTCGACAAAGCAGGGTAGGGTAGATATGGACAGTTTACGGCAGAAAATTGCCGACGACACTGTGCTTGTAAGTGTTATGTATGCCAATAATGAAGTCGGTACTATCCAGCCTCTGCGCCAAATCTCTATGCTTATAAACGACATTAAGACAGAAAGAAAAAGACAGGGTAATGCACTCCCTCTGTATTTCCATACCGACGCTTGCCAAGCGGCAAGCTATCTCGATCTGCACGTTGAAAAGCTTGGTGTTGATTTCATGACACTAAATGGTGGAAAAATGTATGGCCCAAAGCAAACTGGCGCCTTGTACGCCGCCAGGCATGTCAAACTTTCGCCACTGATTCGCGGTGGTGGCCAGGAACAAGGTTTGCGCAGCGGTACTGAAAATGTTGCTGGGGCTATCGGTTTTGCGGTAGCGCTCAGTAAGGCTCAAACGATGCGCCATGTTGAGGCAAAAAGGCTGAACCAAGTGAAAAATGAAGCAATTCGCCTCTTGAGCCAAAAAATCCCAAGTGCAATCGTAAATGGTTCACTAAGCAATCGGCTTCCGAACAACATCCATATTACCTTGCCTGGGTATGATAACGAACGCGTGCTGCTAGAGCTAGAGCTGCAAGGGGTACTTGCCGCTGCCGGGTCTGCTTGTAGCGCTAGTAGCGAGCAGCCGAGCCATGTTCTTGGCGCAATGGGCATGAGCGACGAGGCGGCTCGCAGCAGCTTACGTATAACCATGGGTCGTTCTACGACTAAAGCCGATATTGATAAATGCGTGCATGCTCTAACAGAGATAACAAAAAGTAAATAA
- a CDS encoding TatD family hydrolase, whose translation MVQEFFDTHCHVHELEAALTPVHDKWQSDGAERTATEVLRAARKVGVNRIIVVGTTLEDSDLAVRFAQDHENVWASVGLHPHEAKNYTKQQKPTSRGLSSQNDITVVLPEIARRIGELVREPKVVAVGECGLDYYYEHSPKADQEAVLRFQIDLALEHNLPLSFHVREAFDDFWRIFDSYHGIRGVLHSFTDSQINMERAIERGLYIGVNGIATFTKNEAQIVTYCTIPQQRLLLETDAPFLTPKPFRGKICEPKHVVDTAECLAELRGINLTDLAAVSTTNAKQLFNL comes from the coding sequence ATGGTGCAGGAATTTTTTGACACGCACTGTCACGTGCATGAGCTAGAAGCTGCTCTGACGCCGGTACATGACAAATGGCAGAGCGACGGCGCAGAGCGAACTGCGACGGAAGTGTTGCGGGCGGCTCGCAAGGTTGGTGTAAACCGCATTATCGTTGTCGGTACCACGTTAGAAGATAGCGATTTGGCCGTCCGGTTTGCTCAAGATCACGAAAACGTCTGGGCGTCCGTAGGACTACACCCTCACGAAGCAAAAAACTATACCAAACAACAAAAACCAACTTCACGAGGACTGTCCTCCCAAAATGATATTACGGTTGTTTTGCCGGAAATCGCTAGGCGAATTGGGGAGCTGGTACGGGAACCAAAGGTAGTGGCAGTGGGGGAGTGCGGGCTGGATTATTACTACGAACATTCGCCGAAAGCAGACCAAGAGGCTGTTTTACGTTTTCAGATAGATTTGGCGCTTGAGCATAATTTACCACTCAGTTTCCATGTGCGTGAAGCATTTGACGACTTCTGGCGCATATTTGACAGCTACCACGGAATACGTGGTGTTTTGCACAGTTTTACAGATAGTCAGATAAACATGGAAAGGGCTATTGAACGGGGTTTGTACATTGGCGTAAACGGCATTGCGACCTTCACAAAAAATGAAGCGCAAATTGTGACATATTGCACAATTCCACAACAACGACTCCTGTTAGAAACGGACGCTCCTTTCTTGACACCCAAGCCCTTTCGTGGTAAAATCTGTGAGCCGAAGCATGTAGTTGACACGGCGGAATGTTTAGCGGAGTTGCGTGGAATTAATCTCACTGACCTCGCAGCCGTATCTACCACAAATGCGAAGCAATTATTCAATTTATAG
- a CDS encoding methionine--tRNA ligase has protein sequence MSKYYVTTSIPYVNGEPHLGHAMEFVMADVLARAARARGETTLFSTGTDEHGGKIAEKATELQLDPQKFTDQMSEKFRELITALEVKPDRFIRTTDTAHKERVQVIWKALARDIYKNKYVGWYCTGDEEFFTETVVQDNKGVCPDHNRPYEKIEEENYFFRLSNYTQPIREAIEKNEFLVTPATRRNEILALLREGLDDISISRPKEKIDWGIAVPGDPTQVIYVWFDALLNYITVLGYPEHEDFKQYWPANVQVVGKGILRFHAAIWPGILLGLGLPLAKQLYVHGYVTVDNKKMSKSLGNSVSPHDIIQKYGADAFRYYFLRHVPSYDDGDFSWEAFEAAYNNELANELGNAVQRTTAMIQKYQGGIIGDIPEPEHDMGAYYEAVELCKFDRALDSVWEQIRGLNQLIEAEKPWEIAKTDDQDHLREVLAGFASDLLEIAQLLEPFLPSTAAKIQAMFAEGLVHAHEGTLFPKLDQPKSE, from the coding sequence ATGAGCAAATACTACGTAACGACATCTATACCCTATGTTAACGGTGAGCCGCATCTTGGTCATGCTATGGAATTTGTCATGGCCGATGTCTTGGCGCGGGCAGCACGGGCTCGTGGTGAAACGACACTTTTTAGTACTGGCACCGATGAACACGGTGGCAAAATTGCAGAAAAGGCAACCGAACTTCAGCTAGACCCGCAAAAATTCACTGATCAAATGTCAGAAAAATTCCGCGAACTAATAACTGCGCTTGAGGTTAAACCGGATCGCTTTATTCGTACAACTGACACCGCACACAAAGAACGGGTACAAGTTATTTGGAAAGCGCTCGCTCGTGACATATATAAAAATAAATATGTTGGTTGGTATTGTACCGGAGATGAGGAATTTTTCACCGAAACAGTTGTGCAGGATAACAAGGGTGTTTGTCCAGACCACAACCGACCGTATGAAAAAATTGAAGAAGAAAACTATTTTTTTAGACTCAGTAACTACACCCAGCCAATTCGCGAGGCCATCGAAAAAAACGAATTTTTAGTGACTCCTGCAACGCGTCGCAATGAAATCTTGGCGCTTTTGCGCGAGGGGCTTGACGACATAAGTATTTCCCGGCCAAAAGAAAAAATAGACTGGGGTATAGCAGTACCGGGTGACCCCACACAAGTGATTTACGTCTGGTTTGACGCGCTACTCAACTACATTACGGTGCTGGGCTATCCAGAGCACGAAGACTTCAAACAGTATTGGCCAGCCAATGTGCAGGTAGTAGGCAAGGGTATTTTGCGTTTTCATGCTGCAATCTGGCCAGGGATTTTACTTGGGCTTGGCTTGCCGCTTGCGAAACAACTTTACGTGCACGGCTACGTTACAGTTGACAACAAAAAAATGAGCAAATCACTCGGCAACTCCGTAAGCCCGCACGATATAATTCAGAAATACGGTGCCGATGCGTTTCGCTACTATTTCCTACGTCACGTGCCAAGCTACGACGACGGAGATTTCAGCTGGGAGGCGTTTGAAGCAGCGTACAACAACGAGCTTGCGAATGAGCTTGGTAACGCGGTGCAGCGTACTACAGCCATGATTCAGAAATATCAGGGGGGTATAATAGGAGATATCCCAGAGCCAGAGCACGACATGGGAGCCTATTATGAGGCGGTCGAGCTCTGTAAATTTGACCGAGCACTCGACAGTGTCTGGGAACAGATACGTGGGCTCAATCAGCTTATTGAAGCCGAAAAGCCGTGGGAAATCGCCAAGACGGACGACCAGGATCACTTACGAGAAGTGCTTGCCGGATTTGCGAGTGATTTGTTAGAAATTGCCCAGCTCCTTGAACCATTCTTGCCGTCGACCGCGGCCAAAATACAGGCCATGTTCGCCGAAGGCTTAGTGCACGCGCACGAGGGGACTCTATTTCCGAAACTGGATCAACCAAAGTCGGAGTAG
- a CDS encoding HIT family protein: MAANQCPFCNAHERVITENTYAYVLLSNPRKVPGHALVIPKRHVEEPWELMAEERRDIFELLDWVSQKLISAKLGDGVDVRQNYRPFMQKGKLSVRHIHYHAVPRTQNDYIYQVSETYDSQLFAELDLTEAKEVTKLLK; encoded by the coding sequence ATGGCTGCAAACCAATGTCCGTTTTGTAACGCTCACGAGCGGGTTATTACCGAAAACACTTACGCTTATGTGCTACTCAGTAACCCGCGCAAGGTGCCGGGTCACGCGTTGGTTATCCCAAAGCGGCATGTCGAAGAGCCATGGGAACTGATGGCCGAAGAACGGCGTGATATATTCGAACTGCTCGACTGGGTATCGCAAAAACTTATTTCTGCCAAGCTTGGAGATGGTGTAGATGTGCGCCAAAACTATCGGCCGTTTATGCAAAAAGGCAAACTGAGTGTGCGCCACATTCACTATCACGCTGTGCCAAGAACACAAAACGATTACATCTATCAAGTAAGTGAGACATACGACAGCCAACTTTTTGCCGAACTTGACCTAACCGAAGCCAAAGAAGTCACTAAGCTTTTAAAATAA
- a CDS encoding TPM domain-containing protein, which produces MTRKHIIISAAVLGLTISFSRPVFALDVPTAPSRTAILDQAKVIDDAAEAQLSQKLIDYKAKTGNEIAVLTIQSLQGEDNFEYSHRVAQAWGIGSSQANNGALLFVAVEDHKDYIQVGRGLEPYLTDLQSSLILSQKVNPEFKKGNYTAGITAGVESMISVIGGERLSEPKKTTKSSSAIEFFVYAGFFVVAYLLSFLARSKSWWAGGVFGALPGVILFFTATALLASVVFSLGLLFGLLLDYLLSKNYRARAASGDNTGFWGSGGGFFGGSGGFGSGSGGGFGGFSGGSFGGGGSGGSW; this is translated from the coding sequence ATGACACGAAAACATATAATCATATCTGCAGCAGTCTTAGGATTGACGATAAGTTTTTCGCGCCCGGTTTTTGCGCTCGATGTGCCGACCGCGCCGTCGCGTACAGCCATCCTGGACCAAGCAAAGGTTATTGACGACGCGGCCGAGGCGCAGCTTAGTCAGAAACTCATCGACTATAAAGCCAAAACAGGCAACGAAATCGCGGTGCTGACTATACAAAGCCTGCAGGGTGAGGATAATTTTGAGTACAGCCACCGGGTTGCTCAGGCCTGGGGCATTGGTAGCAGCCAAGCCAACAACGGCGCACTGCTCTTTGTAGCCGTCGAAGACCACAAAGATTACATTCAGGTAGGGCGGGGGTTGGAACCGTACCTGACTGATCTACAATCAAGCCTGATTTTGAGTCAGAAGGTGAACCCTGAATTTAAAAAAGGTAACTACACAGCTGGTATTACAGCCGGTGTCGAAAGCATGATTAGTGTCATAGGCGGTGAAAGACTCAGCGAGCCCAAAAAGACCACTAAGAGTAGTAGCGCTATCGAGTTCTTTGTTTATGCTGGATTCTTCGTGGTGGCCTACCTCTTATCGTTCCTAGCTCGAAGTAAGAGTTGGTGGGCAGGCGGGGTGTTTGGCGCTTTGCCAGGCGTGATCCTCTTTTTCACTGCGACTGCACTTCTGGCTTCTGTAGTTTTTAGCCTGGGATTACTCTTCGGTCTTTTATTGGATTATCTGCTATCGAAAAACTATCGAGCGCGAGCCGCCAGCGGCGACAATACCGGTTTTTGGGGTAGCGGCGGCGGCTTCTTTGGGGGAAGTGGCGGTTTTGGCAGCGGTTCAGGTGGCGGGTTTGGTGGTTTCAGTGGCGGCAGTTTCGGTGGCGGCGGCTCCGGCGGCTCCTGGTAA
- a CDS encoding LemA family protein, whose amino-acid sequence MKLSKGLITLGVVGVVLLSLLGWFVGGYNGMVTQRNKVDQAAAQLASAYQRRFDLVPNLVESVKGAQAQEQKVFGDIAAARTQYGGAKTTEDKLAASQQYESALSRLLVVVENYPELRSTETVQNLMIQLEGTENRVKVERDNYSAAATTYNTMIQRFPKNILAGMFGFEKKALYTADSGAETAPKVNLTN is encoded by the coding sequence ATGAAGTTATCAAAGGGTCTTATAACTCTGGGCGTTGTTGGCGTCGTGCTGCTGAGCCTGCTCGGCTGGTTTGTCGGCGGCTACAACGGTATGGTGACGCAGCGTAATAAAGTGGATCAGGCGGCTGCCCAGCTCGCTAGCGCTTACCAGCGCCGATTCGACCTAGTGCCAAACCTAGTCGAAAGTGTGAAGGGCGCTCAGGCACAGGAACAAAAAGTTTTTGGTGATATCGCCGCCGCTCGGACACAGTATGGCGGTGCCAAAACAACTGAAGATAAACTGGCTGCCTCTCAGCAATACGAAAGTGCGCTGAGTCGCTTGCTTGTGGTGGTAGAAAATTACCCCGAGCTTAGAAGTACTGAAACAGTCCAGAACCTCATGATTCAGCTTGAGGGTACAGAAAATCGTGTCAAGGTAGAGCGCGATAATTATAGTGCCGCTGCAACCACCTACAACACAATGATTCAGCGTTTCCCGAAGAATATTCTGGCTGGTATGTTCGGCTTTGAGAAAAAAGCTCTTTACACTGCAGACTCAGGGGCAGAGACTGCTCCAAAAGTCAATTTAACTAACTAG
- a CDS encoding lactate permease LctP family transporter, whose product MWVQIPNPFDNIGLSALVAAVPIVALCVMLLSRKVAGWLASIITLALALCVALFAFGMPADLAVLSTAYGALQGLFPIGWIVLNAVLLYNISVRTGSFAIVRDTIESITVDRRLQALLIAFCFGAFLEGSAGFGAPVAITAGMLVGLGFNALYAAGICLIANTAPVAFGGIGIAVITAGTVTGIDPNLISKMVGHQLPFIAAIIPLWLTVLISGWKGAKEIWPALLVAGGSYALTMYVVASFVGPMLPDILSAVVSISAMVLLLKFWQPKTVWRFPKERTEKASVHRKTHSHSTSTIIRAWTPFVLLVVFVGNWGSTGIKALLDHTSLKMPFGALNEAIVVGDKTKEVVYNFGWLSAAGTAILLAAILSAILLRMPWRAFWETVRHTLNELAKPLLTIAAVVGFAYLANFSGISAALGKALTVTGHWFPLIAPLLGWLGVFITGSDTSSNALFGGIQQQTARTLGIDPTLTVAANTSGGVTAKMISPQSIAVATGATGLTGQEGTLFRFTILHSLALVSIIGIMTYVQAYYVPWMIPQAHGAAVTSSSNGLGSGELTLIVISVVMIVATAVIALRRRLPAPKNLADSAVTE is encoded by the coding sequence ATGTGGGTACAGATCCCCAATCCTTTTGATAACATCGGCTTGTCTGCGCTGGTTGCAGCAGTGCCTATAGTGGCCCTATGCGTTATGCTGCTCAGCCGCAAAGTGGCCGGGTGGCTGGCTAGCATTATTACGCTCGCCCTGGCACTCTGTGTAGCCCTGTTTGCTTTCGGCATGCCGGCAGACTTGGCGGTACTTTCGACAGCCTACGGTGCGCTACAGGGGCTGTTCCCAATTGGTTGGATTGTACTAAATGCTGTGCTTTTATATAACATCTCGGTGCGAACTGGCAGTTTTGCCATTGTGCGCGACACCATAGAGTCCATAACCGTCGACCGGCGGCTTCAGGCGCTGCTGATTGCGTTTTGTTTTGGAGCCTTTTTGGAAGGATCGGCTGGCTTCGGCGCACCCGTTGCAATAACGGCGGGGATGCTTGTTGGTCTAGGCTTTAACGCACTCTATGCTGCCGGTATTTGTCTTATTGCAAATACCGCTCCAGTTGCGTTTGGAGGAATCGGCATTGCAGTCATTACGGCCGGTACGGTTACGGGAATAGACCCAAACCTTATCAGTAAAATGGTCGGTCATCAGCTGCCATTCATTGCCGCTATCATTCCGTTGTGGCTAACCGTGCTCATTTCTGGCTGGAAGGGCGCAAAAGAAATCTGGCCGGCGCTATTAGTCGCAGGTGGCTCGTACGCGCTTACCATGTACGTTGTTGCTTCGTTTGTTGGGCCAATGTTGCCAGACATTCTTTCGGCGGTCGTCTCCATTAGTGCCATGGTACTATTGCTCAAGTTCTGGCAGCCGAAAACTGTCTGGCGGTTTCCAAAGGAACGCACTGAGAAAGCGAGCGTGCACCGCAAAACACACAGCCACTCCACGAGTACCATCATACGTGCCTGGACACCGTTTGTGCTCTTGGTAGTATTTGTCGGCAACTGGGGTAGCACCGGCATAAAAGCTCTGCTTGACCACACCAGCCTGAAGATGCCTTTTGGCGCACTCAATGAAGCAATTGTTGTTGGCGATAAAACAAAAGAAGTCGTTTACAATTTTGGCTGGCTTTCGGCAGCCGGCACCGCCATACTACTGGCGGCAATTCTTTCTGCGATATTACTACGCATGCCGTGGCGCGCGTTTTGGGAAACCGTTAGACACACACTAAACGAGCTGGCTAAGCCACTGCTCACCATTGCCGCCGTGGTTGGGTTTGCCTATCTTGCAAATTTCTCCGGCATATCGGCGGCGCTTGGCAAGGCACTTACAGTAACCGGACATTGGTTCCCGCTCATTGCACCGCTACTCGGTTGGCTGGGTGTGTTTATAACAGGTAGCGACACATCATCGAACGCACTATTTGGCGGCATACAACAACAAACTGCACGTACACTCGGTATTGATCCAACTTTGACGGTTGCTGCCAACACAAGCGGCGGCGTCACTGCGAAAATGATTTCACCACAAAGCATTGCGGTTGCGACGGGTGCGACGGGACTGACTGGCCAGGAGGGTACGCTTTTTCGTTTTACCATTTTGCATAGCCTTGCGCTCGTAAGCATCATTGGCATCATGACCTATGTGCAAGCCTACTACGTGCCGTGGATGATACCGCAAGCCCACGGTGCCGCCGTAACAAGCAGTAGCAACGGACTTGGTTCAGGCGAGCTGACGTTAATTGTTATTTCAGTTGTAATGATTGTAGCCACCGCCGTAATCGCTCTGCGGCGCCGTCTTCCCGCACCGAAAAACCTAGCCGATTCCGCAGTAACAGAGTAA
- a CDS encoding DUF4922 domain-containing protein → MPEIAQPASLTDLMGTGYEDRLFDAPEPLRQNANLPGGMGPIITMLLEQQRAAWKDLSINFAGLEKLKQSQMRLAETSVVIQLNERRAGRGKPTCFLDAQSLPAEQKGVSLAGLFVAFNPYAVLLQHTTGIFPQHTDQSLDKLLAASLRLAVGLGQPSAVFYNGPLAGASAPHHAHIQAVRHPQFPIEASLARFDKTSEQKAGQSILYLPENLGRTVLAIDSPNISSAEDAVRKVIERLPMTPEDGYNEPRVNLMVRALGTGTLRVFIAPREARVVTLKNGSKLRPATLETIGGLLVVTTEDDFFHLGNDPDEVARVFRETSCSLEKTRDCLHDLPLAA, encoded by the coding sequence ATGCCGGAAATTGCGCAACCAGCCTCATTGACGGATCTTATGGGCACAGGCTACGAAGATCGACTGTTCGATGCGCCCGAACCTCTTCGTCAAAACGCCAACCTCCCGGGCGGCATGGGTCCTATTATCACAATGCTACTAGAACAGCAGCGAGCTGCCTGGAAAGATCTAAGTATAAATTTTGCGGGGCTAGAGAAATTGAAACAGAGCCAGATGCGCCTAGCAGAAACGAGCGTGGTTATACAGCTCAATGAAAGGCGGGCTGGACGCGGAAAACCAACATGCTTTCTTGACGCACAAAGTCTGCCTGCAGAGCAAAAAGGAGTGTCATTAGCGGGCTTATTTGTGGCTTTTAACCCCTACGCTGTTCTTCTTCAGCATACCACTGGCATATTCCCACAGCATACTGACCAGTCGCTGGACAAACTGCTTGCCGCTTCTCTGAGGCTTGCAGTAGGCCTCGGCCAACCATCGGCAGTTTTTTATAATGGACCGCTGGCTGGCGCTTCAGCCCCACATCATGCACACATTCAGGCCGTACGCCACCCTCAGTTCCCCATTGAGGCTAGCCTAGCGAGATTCGACAAAACTTCGGAGCAAAAAGCAGGGCAGTCAATATTGTACCTGCCGGAAAACTTAGGACGCACCGTTTTAGCTATAGATAGCCCTAATATATCCAGTGCAGAAGATGCTGTGCGAAAGGTAATCGAGCGTTTACCCATGACGCCAGAAGACGGATACAACGAGCCTCGTGTCAACCTCATGGTGCGGGCATTGGGTACGGGAACCCTGCGTGTTTTTATAGCGCCCCGAGAGGCAAGAGTAGTTACTCTGAAAAATGGATCCAAGCTTCGACCAGCTACACTTGAAACTATTGGGGGTTTACTGGTTGTTACGACCGAAGATGATTTTTTTCATCTGGGCAATGACCCAGATGAAGTGGCGCGAGTCTTCAGGGAAACATCGTGCAGCCTTGAAAAAACACGAGACTGTCTCCACGACCTGCCTCTTGCCGCTTAA
- a CDS encoding DUF4038 domain-containing protein — translation MTSPRRRNHRASAGRLINANVNILTGKIFSSDVPDSTTEPGNPPSHITDGQMNTRWISQPTSPVNATVDMAGIYNLSRVTIVWAADTIRNYRIDISTNGTVWSTIATGVTNNTQSQTITHTSFSAAAQGRYLRITGTDRWNAGYGNSIWEAEAYGVLVGTVPTGTIISFSGVATSDTTLTLTWGYSGSTLANYTLTRNGSTIATPAAGATSYNDSGLTAGTNYSYSLTGNFQAGGTTSTVSASVRTTGGSLVEQPGSVWPIRVSNDGHFLVDANGAPFMWQADTAWSLCCRLTQAETQYYLDTRLAQGYNVIQMSPFFYVNGYNQTNRNGDPMFNGDFPNFNENYMQHVDWVVDQIEQRGMYCAMFAVWSVMYACETNPHKLTTGNSAQVGTYFGNRYKTKKIIWVMGGDCGFYETAIWNPMAQAIVTAVAGTPGDYSKTLMTFHSGATIPGYDTNGSSSGGYHSEPWLDFNASESTHCDTPPRPRSYDLMSYDYGLSPAKPTVDGESTYEDHPRCWNAGSGFFNDTHARSANWTAVFAGAFGFTYGHHSVWPFVTSTSTNYLCTWQQALTQRPAGAQMQYLRKLLESRPILSRVPDQSIITSTQGSNYSNDWTRKQACRGSDGSYIFVYNTTNTAVTVNTSKLSSTNAHVWWYNPRTGVSNDAGVFTLGGLVTFTPPSSGDWCLVLDDTSKNYGTPGVSPY, via the coding sequence ATGACTAGTCCTCGTCGTCGTAACCATCGGGCAAGTGCAGGCAGATTGATAAATGCGAACGTCAACATATTGACGGGCAAAATTTTCAGCTCTGATGTGCCTGATTCGACAACTGAGCCGGGTAACCCGCCGTCACATATAACTGATGGACAGATGAACACACGCTGGATCTCTCAGCCGACAAGCCCCGTCAACGCGACGGTCGACATGGCGGGCATCTATAACCTCAGCCGTGTGACGATCGTATGGGCGGCCGATACTATCAGAAATTATCGTATCGATATCTCGACCAACGGTACGGTGTGGAGCACCATAGCGACGGGTGTTACCAACAACACACAGTCGCAGACGATCACGCACACCAGCTTTAGCGCGGCTGCCCAGGGCCGGTATTTGCGGATCACCGGGACAGACCGCTGGAATGCCGGGTACGGCAACTCTATCTGGGAAGCCGAAGCGTATGGTGTGCTTGTCGGCACTGTTCCGACAGGTACAATCATCAGCTTTAGCGGTGTGGCGACGTCTGACACGACGCTGACGTTGACATGGGGCTATAGCGGCTCCACGCTTGCAAACTATACATTGACACGCAATGGCTCGACTATCGCGACACCTGCGGCAGGTGCGACGAGCTACAATGACTCAGGCCTGACTGCGGGTACGAACTACTCTTATAGCCTGACGGGCAATTTTCAGGCGGGAGGTACGACCTCAACGGTGTCCGCAAGTGTGCGCACGACTGGTGGATCACTGGTCGAACAGCCGGGTTCTGTCTGGCCGATTCGGGTAAGCAATGACGGGCATTTTCTGGTCGATGCTAACGGCGCGCCGTTTATGTGGCAGGCCGACACGGCATGGTCACTGTGCTGTCGACTGACCCAGGCTGAGACGCAGTATTATCTCGACACAAGACTTGCCCAGGGCTACAACGTGATCCAGATGTCGCCGTTTTTCTACGTCAACGGTTACAACCAGACCAACCGCAATGGCGATCCGATGTTTAACGGCGATTTCCCGAATTTCAACGAAAACTACATGCAGCATGTTGACTGGGTCGTGGATCAGATCGAACAACGCGGCATGTACTGTGCGATGTTTGCGGTCTGGTCGGTGATGTATGCGTGCGAAACTAATCCACACAAACTTACGACGGGCAACTCTGCACAGGTGGGGACGTACTTTGGCAATCGCTATAAAACCAAAAAAATTATCTGGGTCATGGGTGGCGACTGCGGGTTTTATGAAACGGCGATATGGAACCCAATGGCGCAGGCGATAGTGACAGCCGTCGCCGGTACACCCGGTGACTATAGCAAGACGCTGATGACATTTCACTCAGGCGCGACAATCCCAGGGTATGACACAAATGGTTCGTCATCGGGCGGATACCACTCTGAGCCGTGGCTTGATTTCAACGCGTCAGAGAGCACGCACTGTGACACGCCACCGCGCCCGCGATCATATGACCTGATGTCGTATGACTATGGCCTGTCGCCAGCCAAACCAACGGTAGATGGCGAATCAACCTACGAAGATCATCCGAGGTGCTGGAATGCGGGCAGTGGGTTTTTTAACGACACGCATGCTCGCAGCGCCAACTGGACGGCTGTGTTTGCTGGTGCGTTTGGCTTTACCTACGGGCATCATTCGGTATGGCCGTTTGTTACGAGTACGAGCACAAACTATCTGTGTACATGGCAACAAGCACTCACGCAGCGGCCGGCCGGCGCCCAGATGCAGTATCTGCGCAAACTACTCGAGTCGAGACCGATTTTGTCTCGCGTGCCAGACCAGAGTATCATCACTTCGACTCAGGGCAGCAACTATTCAAACGACTGGACGCGCAAACAAGCTTGTCGCGGGAGTGACGGCTCATATATATTTGTCTATAACACCACTAACACCGCCGTCACGGTCAATACTTCCAAGCTATCGAGCACCAACGCGCACGTCTGGTGGTATAACCCACGTACCGGTGTGTCGAATGACGCTGGAGTATTTACCCTCGGTGGTCTCGTGACCTTTACGCCTCCTTCATCTGGTGACTGGTGTCTTGTGCTCGATGATACGAGCAAAAACTACGGTACGCCTGGCGTATCTCCCTACTAA